In one Candidatus Angelobacter sp. genomic region, the following are encoded:
- a CDS encoding VacJ family lipoprotein codes for MKTESGRRIRNSALVVLSLCVSPFAHGQKPAVGVTKPPAAETVILPKSVPDPLEPVNRVVWTFNKGLMTGVIKPTSRVYRFVVVKPIRTGIGNIGKNLTYPGRLINNLLQGKWRGARDESYRFVCNSTVGVAGFFDVGTKWKIPKSDADFGQTFGRWGWKPNCYLMLPIFGPSNERDTVGLAADTASNPLIYIAPYKFVANDPLTYLGPYTYFNYAVMYNDLADTVGEYVRFSRAEMDPYSEIQYAWTFARENRVADFQVKGKQDEASLETLESVFFTFKDPEFPGRGKTRSVLIPATGRKLKFTFWLQPRKAPVVYIVPGLGSHRLAQSSLALAELVYKSGFSAVCVSSAFNSEFMEHASTAAVPAYLPVDGHDVHVALTEIDHRLHVKYPDRLGDRALMGYSMGALHSMFVAAAEPTNQPPLIKFDRYVAINTPVRMAQGLSKLDEFYRAPLAWPAAERTDDIENTFLKVAALSKSTLTPQTSLPFNSIESRFLIGLMFRLQLRDIIFSSQRRNNQGILQHPIRSLRRDPVYQEILQYSYQDYFQKFAIPYYQARGVASPTAEALEKAGDLRTYEAALRANPNIRVIVNQNDFLLSDEDLAWLHATFAPEQLTVFAQGGHLGNLSNPAVQKTILTALAGLKSSSPKSD; via the coding sequence ATCGAGTTGTATGGACCTTCAACAAGGGGCTGATGACCGGCGTCATCAAACCGACCAGCAGGGTTTATCGGTTTGTCGTCGTGAAACCCATTCGGACCGGAATTGGAAATATTGGAAAGAACCTCACTTACCCGGGGCGATTGATCAACAATCTGCTCCAGGGAAAGTGGCGGGGCGCGCGCGATGAATCCTACCGGTTTGTCTGCAATAGCACCGTCGGGGTGGCCGGGTTCTTCGACGTGGGGACGAAATGGAAGATTCCGAAATCGGACGCGGACTTTGGCCAGACCTTCGGCCGATGGGGGTGGAAGCCCAATTGCTATCTGATGTTGCCGATTTTTGGACCGAGCAATGAACGAGACACCGTCGGTCTGGCGGCCGACACGGCCTCCAATCCGTTGATTTATATCGCTCCTTACAAATTTGTCGCGAACGATCCACTGACCTATCTCGGCCCCTACACCTATTTCAACTACGCGGTGATGTATAACGATCTCGCCGACACCGTTGGGGAATATGTGCGCTTCAGCCGGGCCGAAATGGATCCGTATTCCGAGATTCAGTACGCCTGGACGTTCGCGCGGGAGAATCGAGTCGCGGATTTTCAGGTGAAAGGAAAACAGGACGAGGCGTCGCTGGAAACCCTTGAATCCGTATTCTTCACTTTCAAGGACCCTGAATTCCCCGGCCGCGGCAAGACCCGGTCGGTCCTGATTCCGGCAACCGGCCGGAAACTAAAATTCACGTTTTGGTTGCAGCCGCGGAAAGCCCCCGTGGTTTATATCGTCCCAGGTCTGGGCTCGCACCGGCTCGCCCAATCCTCTCTGGCGCTGGCCGAGCTGGTTTACAAAAGCGGCTTCTCCGCCGTGTGCGTCAGCAGCGCGTTCAATTCCGAGTTCATGGAACACGCGTCGACCGCGGCGGTGCCGGCTTATCTGCCGGTGGACGGTCACGATGTGCACGTCGCGTTGACGGAAATTGATCACCGCCTGCACGTAAAGTATCCGGACCGGTTGGGAGACAGGGCGCTGATGGGCTATTCAATGGGCGCGCTCCATTCCATGTTCGTCGCCGCTGCCGAGCCGACGAATCAACCGCCGTTGATCAAATTTGACCGCTACGTCGCCATCAATACGCCGGTTCGCATGGCACAGGGGCTTTCGAAGCTGGACGAATTTTACCGGGCACCCCTGGCCTGGCCCGCGGCGGAACGGACCGATGACATCGAGAACACTTTTTTGAAGGTGGCCGCCCTGAGCAAGAGCACGCTTACACCCCAGACCTCCCTGCCCTTCAACTCCATCGAGTCCAGGTTTCTCATTGGCCTGATGTTTCGACTCCAGTTGCGCGATATTATTTTCAGCAGTCAGCGGCGGAACAATCAGGGAATCCTGCAACACCCGATCCGGAGTCTCAGGCGCGACCCGGTGTATCAGGAAATCCTTCAGTATTCCTACCAGGATTATTTTCAGAAGTTTGCGATTCCGTATTACCAGGCCCGCGGCGTCGCGTCGCCGACGGCGGAAGCGTTGGAAAAAGCCGGTGATTTGCGGACCTATGAAGCCGCCCTGCGCGCCAATCCCAACATTCGCGTCATCGTCAATCAAAACGATTTTCTCCTGTCGGATGAGGACCTGGCTTGGCTTCATGCCACATTTGCGCCGGAACAATTGACCGTCTTCGCGCAAGGCGGGCACCTCGGAAATCTTTCCAATCCGGCGGTGCAAAAGACGATTTTAACGGCGCTGGCGGGTTTGAAGTCATCTTCACCCAAATCGGATTGA
- a CDS encoding response regulator, whose product MNDKQILQGGESTGASLQFQTNPPHRILVVDHDPYVCHLSADVLIRHGYVVNAAEDGAAGWEELEANNYNLLIIEYELPKITGLRLVRKLRAARMALPVVLVAARLPARELARNSSLRLAATLLKPLAVVPLLDTVKIALRVTDSPGGQIAPPPNSQNQPAAGGWQPKLTAAHASTTTQVLQKIHESYYAYSHWGLND is encoded by the coding sequence ATGAACGATAAGCAGATCCTTCAAGGGGGCGAATCAACCGGCGCGTCACTTCAATTCCAAACGAATCCGCCTCATCGCATACTCGTGGTGGATCATGACCCTTATGTTTGCCATCTCAGTGCCGACGTGCTGATCAGGCATGGCTACGTGGTGAACGCCGCCGAAGACGGCGCTGCCGGCTGGGAAGAGCTTGAGGCCAACAATTACAATCTTCTGATCATCGAGTACGAACTGCCCAAGATCACCGGCCTCAGACTTGTCAGGAAGCTGCGTGCCGCCCGCATGGCCCTGCCGGTCGTCCTGGTCGCAGCAAGATTGCCTGCGCGCGAGCTGGCCAGAAACTCATCGCTCCGACTTGCGGCCACGCTGTTGAAACCCTTGGCCGTTGTTCCGTTGCTGGACACGGTGAAAATCGCCCTGCGCGTGACCGACAGTCCCGGCGGACAGATCGCTCCGCCGCCAAACTCTCAAAACCAGCCAGCAGCCGGGGGTTGGCAACCAAAGCTGACCGCGGCCCATGCCAGCACCACCACACAAGTGCTTCAGAAAATTCACGAGTCTTATTACGCTTACTCCCATTGGGGATTAAACGATTGA